A stretch of the Macaca mulatta isolate MMU2019108-1 chromosome 16, T2T-MMU8v2.0, whole genome shotgun sequence genome encodes the following:
- the GGA3 gene encoding ADP-ribosylation factor-binding protein GGA3 isoform X6, which translates to MALPEEAKIKDAYHMLKRQGIVQSDPPIPVDRTLIPSPPPRPKNPVFDDEEKSKLLAKLLKSKNPDDLQEANKLIKSMVKEDEARIQKVTKRLHTLEEVNNNVRLLNEMLLHYSQEDSSDGDRELMKELFDRCENKRRTLFKLASETEDNDNSLGDILQASDNLSRVINSYKTIIEGQVINGEVATLTLPDSEGNSQCSNQGTLIDLAELDTTNSLSSVLAPAPTPPSSDIPILPPPPQASGPPRSRSSSQAEATPGPNSTSNALSLLDEELLCLGLADPAPNIPPKESAGNSQWHLLQREQSDLDFFSPRPGTTACGASDAPLLQPSAPSSSSSQAPLPSPFPAPVVPASVPAPSAGSFLFSTGVAPALAPKVEPAVPGHHGLALGDSVLHHLDALDQLLEEAKVTSGLVKPATSPLISTTTPARPLLPFSTAPGSPLFQPLSFQSQGSPLKGPELSLASIHVPLESIKPSSALPITAYDKNGFRILFHFAKECPPGRPDVLVVVVSMLNTAPLPVKSIVLQAAVPKSMKVKLQPPSGTELSPFSPIQPPAAITQVMLLANPLKKQVLSFLGKACLQPWGQAILLTTSCLA; encoded by the exons ATGGCCCTGCCAGAAGAAGCAAAGATCAAAGACGCCTACCACATGCTGAAGAGACAGG GCATAGTGCAGTCTGATCCACCAATTCCTGTGGACAGGACGCTGATCCCCTCTCCACCACCTCGTCCCAAAAACCCTGTTTTTGATGATGAGGAGAAGTCTAAG CTTTTAGCCAAGCTGCTGAAAAGCAAGAACCCAGATGACCTGCAAGAGGCCAACAAGCTCATCAAGTCCATGGTGAAGGAA GATGAGGCACGGATCCAGAAGGTGACCAAGCGTCTGCACACGTTAGAGGAAGTTAACAACAACGTGAGACTGCTCAATGAGATGCTGCTTCATTACAGCCAGGAGGACTCTTCGGACGGGGACAGAGAGCTGATGAAG GAGCTGTTTGATCGGTGTGAGAACAAGAGGCGGACTTTATTTAAACTCGCCAGTGAGACTGAGGACAATGATAACAGTTTGG GGGACATCCTGCAGGCCAGTGACAACCTCTCCCGGGTCATCAACTCTTACAAAACAATTATTGAAGGGCAGGTCATCAATGGCGAGGTGGCCACCTTAACCCTGCCTGACTCAGAAG GAAACAGTCAGTGCAGTAACCAAGGCACGCTCATCGACCTTGCCGAGCTGGACACGACAAACAGTTTGTCCTCCGTGTTGGCCCCAGCACCCACTCCACCCTCCTCGGACATCCCGATCCTCCCTCCACCACCCCAGGCTTCAGGACCTCCACGTAGCCGCTCCTCTAGCCAGGCCGAGGCCACCCCGGGGCCCAACAGCACAAGCAACGCCCTCTCCTTGCTGGATGAGGAGCTGCTCTGCTTGG GCCTCGCCGACCCAGCCCCTAATATCCCTCCCAAAGAGTCAGCTGGGAACAGCCAGTGGCACCTACTCCAG AGGGAACAGTCCGACCTGGACTTCTTCAGCCCCAGGCCGGGGACCACTGCCTGTGGCGCCTCCGACGCTCCTCTTCTCCAGCCTTCGGCCCCCTCCTCAAGCAGCTCCCAAGCTCCACTGCCGTCTCCCTTCCcagctcctgtggtcccagccagtGTTCCTGCCCCCAGTGCGGGCTCCTTCTTGTTTTCTACTGGAGTGGCCCCAGCTTTGGCCCCAAAAGTTGAGCCTGCAGTCCCTGGGCACCATGGCTTGGCATTGGGTGACAGCGTGTTGCACCACCTGGATGCCCTCGATCAGCTTCTAGAAGAGGCCAAAGT GACCTCAGGCTTGGTGAAACCTGCCACCTCCCCTCTCATCTCCACCACCACCCCAGCCAGGCCTCTCCTGCCCTTCTCCACGGCACCTGGCAGCCCACTCTTCCAGCCGCTGAGTTTCCAGTCCCAGGGCAGCCCCCTGAAGGGGCCTGAGCTCTCCCTGGCCAGCATCCACGTGCCCCTGGAATCGATCAAGCCTA GCAGtgcccttcccatcacagcctATGATAAAAACGGCTTCCGCATCCTCTTCCACTTTGCCAAGGAGTGTCCCCCAGGACGACCTGACgtactggtggtggtggtgtccATGCTGAACACAGCGCCCTTGCCTGTCAAGAGCATCGTGCTGCAGGCTGCAGTGCCCAAG TCAATGAAAGTGAAGTTGCAGCCACCCTCTGGGACAGAACTCTCTCCATTCAGCCCCATCCAGCCACCGGCAGCCATCACCCAGGTCATGTTGCTGGCCAATCCACTGAAG AAGCAGGTACTCAGCTTTCTGGGAAAAGCGTGCCTCCAGCCGTGGGGACAGGCCATCCTACTGACTACCTCTTGCTTGGCATGA
- the GGA3 gene encoding ADP-ribosylation factor-binding protein GGA3 isoform X4 produces the protein MKNCGRRFHNEVGKFRFLNELIKVVSPKYLGDRVSEKVKTKVIELLYSWTMALPEEAKIKDAYHMLKRQGIVQSDPPIPVDRTLIPSPPPRPKNPVFDDEEKSKLLAKLLKSKNPDDLQEANKLIKSMVKEDEARIQKVTKRLHTLEEVNNNVRLLNEMLLHYSQEDSSDGDRELMKELFDRCENKRRTLFKLASETEDNDNSLGDILQASDNLSRVINSYKTIIEGQVINGEVATLTLPDSEGNSQCSNQGTLIDLAELDTTNSLSSVLAPAPTPPSSDIPILPPPPQASGPPRSRSSSQAEATPGPNSTSNALSLLDEELLCLGLADPAPNIPPKESAGNSQWHLLQREQSDLDFFSPRPGTTACGASDAPLLQPSAPSSSSSQAPLPSPFPAPVVPASVPAPSAGSFLFSTGVAPALAPKVEPAVPGHHGLALGDSVLHHLDALDQLLEEAKVTSGLVKPATSPLISTTTPARPLLPFSTAPGSPLFQPLSFQSQGSPLKGPELSLASIHVPLESIKPSSALPITAYDKNGFRILFHFAKECPPGRPDVLVVVVSMLNTAPLPVKSIVLQAAVPKSMKVKLQPPSGTELSPFSPIQPPAAITQVMLLANPLKEKVRLRYKLTFALGEQLSTEVGEVDQFPPVEQWGNL, from the exons ATGAAGAACTGTGGGAGGAGATTTCATAACGAAGTGGGGAAGTTCCGCTTTTTGAATGAGTTAATCAAAGTCGTCTCTCCAAAG TACCTGGGGGACAGGGTGTCTGAGAAAGTGAAGACCAAGGTTATTGAGCTGCTATACAGCTGGACCATGGCCCTGCCAGAAGAAGCAAAGATCAAAGACGCCTACCACATGCTGAAGAGACAGG GCATAGTGCAGTCTGATCCACCAATTCCTGTGGACAGGACGCTGATCCCCTCTCCACCACCTCGTCCCAAAAACCCTGTTTTTGATGATGAGGAGAAGTCTAAG CTTTTAGCCAAGCTGCTGAAAAGCAAGAACCCAGATGACCTGCAAGAGGCCAACAAGCTCATCAAGTCCATGGTGAAGGAA GATGAGGCACGGATCCAGAAGGTGACCAAGCGTCTGCACACGTTAGAGGAAGTTAACAACAACGTGAGACTGCTCAATGAGATGCTGCTTCATTACAGCCAGGAGGACTCTTCGGACGGGGACAGAGAGCTGATGAAG GAGCTGTTTGATCGGTGTGAGAACAAGAGGCGGACTTTATTTAAACTCGCCAGTGAGACTGAGGACAATGATAACAGTTTGG GGGACATCCTGCAGGCCAGTGACAACCTCTCCCGGGTCATCAACTCTTACAAAACAATTATTGAAGGGCAGGTCATCAATGGCGAGGTGGCCACCTTAACCCTGCCTGACTCAGAAG GAAACAGTCAGTGCAGTAACCAAGGCACGCTCATCGACCTTGCCGAGCTGGACACGACAAACAGTTTGTCCTCCGTGTTGGCCCCAGCACCCACTCCACCCTCCTCGGACATCCCGATCCTCCCTCCACCACCCCAGGCTTCAGGACCTCCACGTAGCCGCTCCTCTAGCCAGGCCGAGGCCACCCCGGGGCCCAACAGCACAAGCAACGCCCTCTCCTTGCTGGATGAGGAGCTGCTCTGCTTGG GCCTCGCCGACCCAGCCCCTAATATCCCTCCCAAAGAGTCAGCTGGGAACAGCCAGTGGCACCTACTCCAG AGGGAACAGTCCGACCTGGACTTCTTCAGCCCCAGGCCGGGGACCACTGCCTGTGGCGCCTCCGACGCTCCTCTTCTCCAGCCTTCGGCCCCCTCCTCAAGCAGCTCCCAAGCTCCACTGCCGTCTCCCTTCCcagctcctgtggtcccagccagtGTTCCTGCCCCCAGTGCGGGCTCCTTCTTGTTTTCTACTGGAGTGGCCCCAGCTTTGGCCCCAAAAGTTGAGCCTGCAGTCCCTGGGCACCATGGCTTGGCATTGGGTGACAGCGTGTTGCACCACCTGGATGCCCTCGATCAGCTTCTAGAAGAGGCCAAAGT GACCTCAGGCTTGGTGAAACCTGCCACCTCCCCTCTCATCTCCACCACCACCCCAGCCAGGCCTCTCCTGCCCTTCTCCACGGCACCTGGCAGCCCACTCTTCCAGCCGCTGAGTTTCCAGTCCCAGGGCAGCCCCCTGAAGGGGCCTGAGCTCTCCCTGGCCAGCATCCACGTGCCCCTGGAATCGATCAAGCCTA GCAGtgcccttcccatcacagcctATGATAAAAACGGCTTCCGCATCCTCTTCCACTTTGCCAAGGAGTGTCCCCCAGGACGACCTGACgtactggtggtggtggtgtccATGCTGAACACAGCGCCCTTGCCTGTCAAGAGCATCGTGCTGCAGGCTGCAGTGCCCAAG TCAATGAAAGTGAAGTTGCAGCCACCCTCTGGGACAGAACTCTCTCCATTCAGCCCCATCCAGCCACCGGCAGCCATCACCCAGGTCATGTTGCTGGCCAATCCACTGAAG GAGAAGGTGCGGCTTCGGTATAAGCTGACCTTCGCCCTGGGGGAGCAGCTGAGCACAGAGGTGGGCGAGGTGGACCAGTTCCCTCCTGTGGAGCAATGGGGGAACCTATGA
- the GGA3 gene encoding ADP-ribosylation factor-binding protein GGA3 isoform X2 has product MAEAEGESLESWLNKATNPSNRQEDWEYIIGFCDQINKELEGPQIAVRLLAHKIQSPQEWEALQALTVLEACMKNCGRRFHNEVGKFRFLNELIKVVSPKYLGDRVSEKVKTKVIELLYSWTMALPEEAKIKDAYHMLKRQGIVQSDPPIPVDRTLIPSPPPRPKNPVFDDEEKSKLLAKLLKSKNPDDLQEANKLIKSMVKEDEARIQKVTKRLHTLEEVNNNVRLLNEMLLHYSQEDSSDGDRELMKELFDRCENKRRTLFKLASETEDNDNSLGDILQASDNLSRVINSYKTIIEGQVINGEVATLTLPDSEGNSQCSNQGTLIDLAELDTTNSLSSVLAPAPTPPSSDIPILPPPPQASGPPRSRSSSQAEATPGPNSTSNALSLLDEELLCLGLADPAPNIPPKESAGNSQWHLLQREQSDLDFFSPRPGTTACGASDAPLLQPSAPSSSSSQAPLPSPFPAPVVPASVPAPSAGSFLFSTGVAPALAPKVEPAVPGHHGLALGDSVLHHLDALDQLLEEAKVTSGLVKPATSPLISTTTPARPLLPFSTAPGSPLFQPLSFQSQGSPLKGPELSLASIHVPLESIKPSSALPITAYDKNGFRILFHFAKECPPGRPDVLVVVVSMLNTAPLPVKSIVLQAAVPKSMKVKLQPPSGTELSPFSPIQPPAAITQVMLLANPLKWQAVSYGHLGRTWNLAS; this is encoded by the exons ATGGCGGAGGCGGAAGGGGAGAGCCTGGAGTCCTGGCTGA ATAAAGCCACCAATCCTTCCAACCGCCAGGAGGACTGGGAATACATAATTGGCTTCTGCGATCAGATCAACAAGGAGCTCGAAGG GCCACAGATCGCCGTCCGACTGCTGGCCCACAAGATCCAGTCCCCGCAGGAATGGGAGGCACTCCAGGCCCTGACA GTGCTGGAGGCGTGCATGAAGAACTGTGGGAGGAGATTTCATAACGAAGTGGGGAAGTTCCGCTTTTTGAATGAGTTAATCAAAGTCGTCTCTCCAAAG TACCTGGGGGACAGGGTGTCTGAGAAAGTGAAGACCAAGGTTATTGAGCTGCTATACAGCTGGACCATGGCCCTGCCAGAAGAAGCAAAGATCAAAGACGCCTACCACATGCTGAAGAGACAGG GCATAGTGCAGTCTGATCCACCAATTCCTGTGGACAGGACGCTGATCCCCTCTCCACCACCTCGTCCCAAAAACCCTGTTTTTGATGATGAGGAGAAGTCTAAG CTTTTAGCCAAGCTGCTGAAAAGCAAGAACCCAGATGACCTGCAAGAGGCCAACAAGCTCATCAAGTCCATGGTGAAGGAA GATGAGGCACGGATCCAGAAGGTGACCAAGCGTCTGCACACGTTAGAGGAAGTTAACAACAACGTGAGACTGCTCAATGAGATGCTGCTTCATTACAGCCAGGAGGACTCTTCGGACGGGGACAGAGAGCTGATGAAG GAGCTGTTTGATCGGTGTGAGAACAAGAGGCGGACTTTATTTAAACTCGCCAGTGAGACTGAGGACAATGATAACAGTTTGG GGGACATCCTGCAGGCCAGTGACAACCTCTCCCGGGTCATCAACTCTTACAAAACAATTATTGAAGGGCAGGTCATCAATGGCGAGGTGGCCACCTTAACCCTGCCTGACTCAGAAG GAAACAGTCAGTGCAGTAACCAAGGCACGCTCATCGACCTTGCCGAGCTGGACACGACAAACAGTTTGTCCTCCGTGTTGGCCCCAGCACCCACTCCACCCTCCTCGGACATCCCGATCCTCCCTCCACCACCCCAGGCTTCAGGACCTCCACGTAGCCGCTCCTCTAGCCAGGCCGAGGCCACCCCGGGGCCCAACAGCACAAGCAACGCCCTCTCCTTGCTGGATGAGGAGCTGCTCTGCTTGG GCCTCGCCGACCCAGCCCCTAATATCCCTCCCAAAGAGTCAGCTGGGAACAGCCAGTGGCACCTACTCCAG AGGGAACAGTCCGACCTGGACTTCTTCAGCCCCAGGCCGGGGACCACTGCCTGTGGCGCCTCCGACGCTCCTCTTCTCCAGCCTTCGGCCCCCTCCTCAAGCAGCTCCCAAGCTCCACTGCCGTCTCCCTTCCcagctcctgtggtcccagccagtGTTCCTGCCCCCAGTGCGGGCTCCTTCTTGTTTTCTACTGGAGTGGCCCCAGCTTTGGCCCCAAAAGTTGAGCCTGCAGTCCCTGGGCACCATGGCTTGGCATTGGGTGACAGCGTGTTGCACCACCTGGATGCCCTCGATCAGCTTCTAGAAGAGGCCAAAGT GACCTCAGGCTTGGTGAAACCTGCCACCTCCCCTCTCATCTCCACCACCACCCCAGCCAGGCCTCTCCTGCCCTTCTCCACGGCACCTGGCAGCCCACTCTTCCAGCCGCTGAGTTTCCAGTCCCAGGGCAGCCCCCTGAAGGGGCCTGAGCTCTCCCTGGCCAGCATCCACGTGCCCCTGGAATCGATCAAGCCTA GCAGtgcccttcccatcacagcctATGATAAAAACGGCTTCCGCATCCTCTTCCACTTTGCCAAGGAGTGTCCCCCAGGACGACCTGACgtactggtggtggtggtgtccATGCTGAACACAGCGCCCTTGCCTGTCAAGAGCATCGTGCTGCAGGCTGCAGTGCCCAAG TCAATGAAAGTGAAGTTGCAGCCACCCTCTGGGACAGAACTCTCTCCATTCAGCCCCATCCAGCCACCGGCAGCCATCACCCAGGTCATGTTGCTGGCCAATCCACTGAAG TGGCAGGCTGTGTCCTATGGACATCTTGGCAGGACATGGAATTTGGCCTCATGA
- the GGA3 gene encoding ADP-ribosylation factor-binding protein GGA3 isoform X3 encodes MAEAEGESLESWLNKATNPSNRQEDWEYIIGFCDQINKELEGPQIAVRLLAHKIQSPQEWEALQALTYLGDRVSEKVKTKVIELLYSWTMALPEEAKIKDAYHMLKRQGIVQSDPPIPVDRTLIPSPPPRPKNPVFDDEEKSKLLAKLLKSKNPDDLQEANKLIKSMVKEDEARIQKVTKRLHTLEEVNNNVRLLNEMLLHYSQEDSSDGDRELMKELFDRCENKRRTLFKLASETEDNDNSLGDILQASDNLSRVINSYKTIIEGQVINGEVATLTLPDSEGNSQCSNQGTLIDLAELDTTNSLSSVLAPAPTPPSSDIPILPPPPQASGPPRSRSSSQAEATPGPNSTSNALSLLDEELLCLGLADPAPNIPPKESAGNSQWHLLQREQSDLDFFSPRPGTTACGASDAPLLQPSAPSSSSSQAPLPSPFPAPVVPASVPAPSAGSFLFSTGVAPALAPKVEPAVPGHHGLALGDSVLHHLDALDQLLEEAKVTSGLVKPATSPLISTTTPARPLLPFSTAPGSPLFQPLSFQSQGSPLKGPELSLASIHVPLESIKPSSALPITAYDKNGFRILFHFAKECPPGRPDVLVVVVSMLNTAPLPVKSIVLQAAVPKSMKVKLQPPSGTELSPFSPIQPPAAITQVMLLANPLKEKVRLRYKLTFALGEQLSTEVGEVDQFPPVEQWGNL; translated from the exons ATGGCGGAGGCGGAAGGGGAGAGCCTGGAGTCCTGGCTGA ATAAAGCCACCAATCCTTCCAACCGCCAGGAGGACTGGGAATACATAATTGGCTTCTGCGATCAGATCAACAAGGAGCTCGAAGG GCCACAGATCGCCGTCCGACTGCTGGCCCACAAGATCCAGTCCCCGCAGGAATGGGAGGCACTCCAGGCCCTGACA TACCTGGGGGACAGGGTGTCTGAGAAAGTGAAGACCAAGGTTATTGAGCTGCTATACAGCTGGACCATGGCCCTGCCAGAAGAAGCAAAGATCAAAGACGCCTACCACATGCTGAAGAGACAGG GCATAGTGCAGTCTGATCCACCAATTCCTGTGGACAGGACGCTGATCCCCTCTCCACCACCTCGTCCCAAAAACCCTGTTTTTGATGATGAGGAGAAGTCTAAG CTTTTAGCCAAGCTGCTGAAAAGCAAGAACCCAGATGACCTGCAAGAGGCCAACAAGCTCATCAAGTCCATGGTGAAGGAA GATGAGGCACGGATCCAGAAGGTGACCAAGCGTCTGCACACGTTAGAGGAAGTTAACAACAACGTGAGACTGCTCAATGAGATGCTGCTTCATTACAGCCAGGAGGACTCTTCGGACGGGGACAGAGAGCTGATGAAG GAGCTGTTTGATCGGTGTGAGAACAAGAGGCGGACTTTATTTAAACTCGCCAGTGAGACTGAGGACAATGATAACAGTTTGG GGGACATCCTGCAGGCCAGTGACAACCTCTCCCGGGTCATCAACTCTTACAAAACAATTATTGAAGGGCAGGTCATCAATGGCGAGGTGGCCACCTTAACCCTGCCTGACTCAGAAG GAAACAGTCAGTGCAGTAACCAAGGCACGCTCATCGACCTTGCCGAGCTGGACACGACAAACAGTTTGTCCTCCGTGTTGGCCCCAGCACCCACTCCACCCTCCTCGGACATCCCGATCCTCCCTCCACCACCCCAGGCTTCAGGACCTCCACGTAGCCGCTCCTCTAGCCAGGCCGAGGCCACCCCGGGGCCCAACAGCACAAGCAACGCCCTCTCCTTGCTGGATGAGGAGCTGCTCTGCTTGG GCCTCGCCGACCCAGCCCCTAATATCCCTCCCAAAGAGTCAGCTGGGAACAGCCAGTGGCACCTACTCCAG AGGGAACAGTCCGACCTGGACTTCTTCAGCCCCAGGCCGGGGACCACTGCCTGTGGCGCCTCCGACGCTCCTCTTCTCCAGCCTTCGGCCCCCTCCTCAAGCAGCTCCCAAGCTCCACTGCCGTCTCCCTTCCcagctcctgtggtcccagccagtGTTCCTGCCCCCAGTGCGGGCTCCTTCTTGTTTTCTACTGGAGTGGCCCCAGCTTTGGCCCCAAAAGTTGAGCCTGCAGTCCCTGGGCACCATGGCTTGGCATTGGGTGACAGCGTGTTGCACCACCTGGATGCCCTCGATCAGCTTCTAGAAGAGGCCAAAGT GACCTCAGGCTTGGTGAAACCTGCCACCTCCCCTCTCATCTCCACCACCACCCCAGCCAGGCCTCTCCTGCCCTTCTCCACGGCACCTGGCAGCCCACTCTTCCAGCCGCTGAGTTTCCAGTCCCAGGGCAGCCCCCTGAAGGGGCCTGAGCTCTCCCTGGCCAGCATCCACGTGCCCCTGGAATCGATCAAGCCTA GCAGtgcccttcccatcacagcctATGATAAAAACGGCTTCCGCATCCTCTTCCACTTTGCCAAGGAGTGTCCCCCAGGACGACCTGACgtactggtggtggtggtgtccATGCTGAACACAGCGCCCTTGCCTGTCAAGAGCATCGTGCTGCAGGCTGCAGTGCCCAAG TCAATGAAAGTGAAGTTGCAGCCACCCTCTGGGACAGAACTCTCTCCATTCAGCCCCATCCAGCCACCGGCAGCCATCACCCAGGTCATGTTGCTGGCCAATCCACTGAAG GAGAAGGTGCGGCTTCGGTATAAGCTGACCTTCGCCCTGGGGGAGCAGCTGAGCACAGAGGTGGGCGAGGTGGACCAGTTCCCTCCTGTGGAGCAATGGGGGAACCTATGA
- the GGA3 gene encoding ADP-ribosylation factor-binding protein GGA3 isoform X1, giving the protein MAEAEGESLESWLNKATNPSNRQEDWEYIIGFCDQINKELEGPQIAVRLLAHKIQSPQEWEALQALTVLEACMKNCGRRFHNEVGKFRFLNELIKVVSPKYLGDRVSEKVKTKVIELLYSWTMALPEEAKIKDAYHMLKRQGIVQSDPPIPVDRTLIPSPPPRPKNPVFDDEEKSKLLAKLLKSKNPDDLQEANKLIKSMVKEDEARIQKVTKRLHTLEEVNNNVRLLNEMLLHYSQEDSSDGDRELMKELFDRCENKRRTLFKLASETEDNDNSLGDILQASDNLSRVINSYKTIIEGQVINGEVATLTLPDSEGNSQCSNQGTLIDLAELDTTNSLSSVLAPAPTPPSSDIPILPPPPQASGPPRSRSSSQAEATPGPNSTSNALSLLDEELLCLGLADPAPNIPPKESAGNSQWHLLQREQSDLDFFSPRPGTTACGASDAPLLQPSAPSSSSSQAPLPSPFPAPVVPASVPAPSAGSFLFSTGVAPALAPKVEPAVPGHHGLALGDSVLHHLDALDQLLEEAKVTSGLVKPATSPLISTTTPARPLLPFSTAPGSPLFQPLSFQSQGSPLKGPELSLASIHVPLESIKPSSALPITAYDKNGFRILFHFAKECPPGRPDVLVVVVSMLNTAPLPVKSIVLQAAVPKSMKVKLQPPSGTELSPFSPIQPPAAITQVMLLANPLKEKVRLRYKLTFALGEQLSTEVGEVDQFPPVEQWGNL; this is encoded by the exons ATGGCGGAGGCGGAAGGGGAGAGCCTGGAGTCCTGGCTGA ATAAAGCCACCAATCCTTCCAACCGCCAGGAGGACTGGGAATACATAATTGGCTTCTGCGATCAGATCAACAAGGAGCTCGAAGG GCCACAGATCGCCGTCCGACTGCTGGCCCACAAGATCCAGTCCCCGCAGGAATGGGAGGCACTCCAGGCCCTGACA GTGCTGGAGGCGTGCATGAAGAACTGTGGGAGGAGATTTCATAACGAAGTGGGGAAGTTCCGCTTTTTGAATGAGTTAATCAAAGTCGTCTCTCCAAAG TACCTGGGGGACAGGGTGTCTGAGAAAGTGAAGACCAAGGTTATTGAGCTGCTATACAGCTGGACCATGGCCCTGCCAGAAGAAGCAAAGATCAAAGACGCCTACCACATGCTGAAGAGACAGG GCATAGTGCAGTCTGATCCACCAATTCCTGTGGACAGGACGCTGATCCCCTCTCCACCACCTCGTCCCAAAAACCCTGTTTTTGATGATGAGGAGAAGTCTAAG CTTTTAGCCAAGCTGCTGAAAAGCAAGAACCCAGATGACCTGCAAGAGGCCAACAAGCTCATCAAGTCCATGGTGAAGGAA GATGAGGCACGGATCCAGAAGGTGACCAAGCGTCTGCACACGTTAGAGGAAGTTAACAACAACGTGAGACTGCTCAATGAGATGCTGCTTCATTACAGCCAGGAGGACTCTTCGGACGGGGACAGAGAGCTGATGAAG GAGCTGTTTGATCGGTGTGAGAACAAGAGGCGGACTTTATTTAAACTCGCCAGTGAGACTGAGGACAATGATAACAGTTTGG GGGACATCCTGCAGGCCAGTGACAACCTCTCCCGGGTCATCAACTCTTACAAAACAATTATTGAAGGGCAGGTCATCAATGGCGAGGTGGCCACCTTAACCCTGCCTGACTCAGAAG GAAACAGTCAGTGCAGTAACCAAGGCACGCTCATCGACCTTGCCGAGCTGGACACGACAAACAGTTTGTCCTCCGTGTTGGCCCCAGCACCCACTCCACCCTCCTCGGACATCCCGATCCTCCCTCCACCACCCCAGGCTTCAGGACCTCCACGTAGCCGCTCCTCTAGCCAGGCCGAGGCCACCCCGGGGCCCAACAGCACAAGCAACGCCCTCTCCTTGCTGGATGAGGAGCTGCTCTGCTTGG GCCTCGCCGACCCAGCCCCTAATATCCCTCCCAAAGAGTCAGCTGGGAACAGCCAGTGGCACCTACTCCAG AGGGAACAGTCCGACCTGGACTTCTTCAGCCCCAGGCCGGGGACCACTGCCTGTGGCGCCTCCGACGCTCCTCTTCTCCAGCCTTCGGCCCCCTCCTCAAGCAGCTCCCAAGCTCCACTGCCGTCTCCCTTCCcagctcctgtggtcccagccagtGTTCCTGCCCCCAGTGCGGGCTCCTTCTTGTTTTCTACTGGAGTGGCCCCAGCTTTGGCCCCAAAAGTTGAGCCTGCAGTCCCTGGGCACCATGGCTTGGCATTGGGTGACAGCGTGTTGCACCACCTGGATGCCCTCGATCAGCTTCTAGAAGAGGCCAAAGT GACCTCAGGCTTGGTGAAACCTGCCACCTCCCCTCTCATCTCCACCACCACCCCAGCCAGGCCTCTCCTGCCCTTCTCCACGGCACCTGGCAGCCCACTCTTCCAGCCGCTGAGTTTCCAGTCCCAGGGCAGCCCCCTGAAGGGGCCTGAGCTCTCCCTGGCCAGCATCCACGTGCCCCTGGAATCGATCAAGCCTA GCAGtgcccttcccatcacagcctATGATAAAAACGGCTTCCGCATCCTCTTCCACTTTGCCAAGGAGTGTCCCCCAGGACGACCTGACgtactggtggtggtggtgtccATGCTGAACACAGCGCCCTTGCCTGTCAAGAGCATCGTGCTGCAGGCTGCAGTGCCCAAG TCAATGAAAGTGAAGTTGCAGCCACCCTCTGGGACAGAACTCTCTCCATTCAGCCCCATCCAGCCACCGGCAGCCATCACCCAGGTCATGTTGCTGGCCAATCCACTGAAG GAGAAGGTGCGGCTTCGGTATAAGCTGACCTTCGCCCTGGGGGAGCAGCTGAGCACAGAGGTGGGCGAGGTGGACCAGTTCCCTCCTGTGGAGCAATGGGGGAACCTATGA